A genome region from Nicotiana tabacum cultivar K326 chromosome 13, ASM71507v2, whole genome shotgun sequence includes the following:
- the LOC142168069 gene encoding uncharacterized protein LOC142168069, whose translation MDRDDDQLKRRIDQLEDVMVGWKDNPKDSPEIEPKEDLEEEPEFNDDDEEFEEDPEEEAEEQEEMGNDFGMDIRNVDIPIAYKPPKFDIFDGTGDPNAHLRAYCYNLVGVGRNDKLRMKLFIRSLTGEALTWYTRQDHKNWREWQDMEEDFKNRFRFNTKITLDRFALANLQKQPSKSFQEYARRWRSEAARAQPPLDDSELTKYLIRSKEGIYFEKMIGMMGQNFPELVKMGDVLEEGIKSGKIQSMAALQEDNKAIQSGSIGSRKKKKEEVSTIIPYYQSNPHH comes from the exons ATGGATAGAGATGATGACCAACTTAAGCGGAGAATAGATCAATTAGAAGATGTCATGGTTGGGTGGAAGGACAATCCTAAGGACTCCCCAGAA ATAGAACCAAAGGAAGATCTTGAGGAAGAACCCGAGTtcaatgatgatgatgaagaatttGAAGAAGACCCAGAGGAAGAAGCGgaagaacaagaagagatggGGAACGATTTCGGGATGGATATTAGAA ATGTGGACATACCGATAGCGTACAAGCCTCCGAagtttgatatctttgatgggACAGGTGATCCCAATGCACACTTGAGAGCATACTGCTATAATCTAGTTGGAGTAGGAAGAAATGACAAGTTAAGGATGAAGCTGTTCATAAGGAGTTTGACAGGGGAAGCCCTTACTTGGTACACTCGCCAAGATCACAAAAACTGGAGGGAATGGCAGGATATGGAAGAAGATTTCAAGAATCGCTTCCGGTTCAACACAAAAATTACCCTTGATAGGTTTGCACTAGCAAACTTGCAGAAACAACCATCCAAATCATTCCAAGAGTATGCACGTCGATGGAGGTCAGAGGCCGCTAGAGCACAACCTCCGTTAGACGACAGTGAGTTGACTAAGTATCTCATCAGGTCTAAGGAAGGGATCTACTTTGAGAAAATGATAGGCATGATGGGGCAGAACTTCCCTGAACTTGTCAAAATGGGAGATGTTTTAGAGGAAGGTATAAAGTCTGGCAAGATACAATCTATGGCTGCATTGCAAGAAGATAACAAAGCCATCCAATCTGGTTCAATAGGCAgccgaaaaaagaaaaaggaagaggtGTCAACAATCATTCCGTATTATCAGTCCAATCCACACCACTGA
- the LOC142168068 gene encoding uncharacterized protein LOC142168068, with protein sequence METPYMLVYGTEALIPAEVEIPCLRVIQEAKLDNAEWIRVRQEQLMLIDEKRMDAVCHGRLYQNRLANAFNKRVKPRWFILGQFVLKKIFPHQEEDKGKFAPNWQGPYVVH encoded by the coding sequence ATGGAAACTCCATACATGTtagtatatggaactgaagctcTGATACCCGCAGAGGTTGAGATACCATGTTTAAGAGTCATTCAAGAAGCCAAGTTAGACAATGCAGAATGGATACGAGTCAGGCAAGAGCAGCTCATGCTTATCGACGAGAAGAGAATGGATGCGGTGTGCCATGGTCGGTTGTATCAAAATAGGCTGGCCAATGCATTCAACAAAAGGGTGAAGCCTCGCTGGTTCATACTGGGGCAGTTtgttttgaagaaaatattccctcaTCAAGAAGAGGACAAAGGAAAGTTCGCAccaaattggcaaggtccttatGTGGTCCACTGA